One Microbacterium sp. W4I20 DNA window includes the following coding sequences:
- a CDS encoding dihydrolipoamide acetyltransferase family protein, with product MSTPTVGTAQVFRLPDLGEGLTEAGLVQWLVAVGDTITTDQPIAEVETAKSIVELPSPFAGVVTALHGTAGDTIDVGSPVLEVADAAAGAASEPTPGPTSGGAVEQEAYREEERAGSGNVLIGYGTNERAASGRRRPAVTPAKRGDSAVSRTISPASPEHEPIVREADAGHRRPVAVRSPLVRRLARDLGLDVHAITATGADGAVTRADVLRAAVDNAVDGAAAHHTAANTTSNAASIGDGTGETVDGLAVRARERMSPLRKAVSAKLTRSRSEIPEATVWVDVDATALWNLRAEMAPEGVKPPSITALLARFVLLALEDYPILASRLSEDAGELISFDGVNLGVAADTERGLMVPVIPGAHTLSVEQLDSALREVAASARSGSMPPERLRGSTFTLNNYGGLGVDGSAAIINHPDVAILGIGRIIERPWVVEGEIVVRRIAQLSLVFDHRVCDGGYAAGFLRRVTELIEHPLRAFGRV from the coding sequence ATGAGCACGCCCACCGTGGGCACCGCGCAGGTGTTCCGACTTCCCGATCTCGGCGAGGGGCTGACCGAGGCAGGTCTCGTGCAGTGGCTCGTCGCCGTGGGCGACACCATCACGACCGATCAGCCGATCGCCGAGGTGGAGACCGCGAAGAGCATCGTCGAGCTCCCCTCGCCGTTCGCGGGTGTCGTGACCGCCCTGCACGGCACGGCCGGCGACACGATCGACGTCGGCTCTCCCGTGCTGGAGGTGGCGGATGCCGCGGCTGGCGCCGCTTCCGAACCCACCCCCGGCCCCACCTCCGGAGGTGCCGTGGAGCAGGAGGCCTACCGGGAGGAGGAGCGCGCCGGTTCGGGCAACGTGCTCATCGGCTACGGCACCAACGAGCGCGCAGCATCCGGGCGCCGCCGCCCCGCCGTCACCCCCGCGAAGCGCGGAGACTCGGCCGTCTCCCGGACGATCTCGCCCGCATCGCCCGAGCACGAGCCGATCGTCCGAGAAGCGGATGCCGGTCACCGCCGCCCGGTCGCCGTCCGCTCCCCACTGGTGCGGCGTCTGGCCCGCGACCTCGGTCTCGACGTGCACGCGATCACCGCGACCGGAGCCGACGGCGCCGTGACTCGCGCCGACGTGCTGCGCGCGGCGGTCGACAACGCCGTGGACGGCGCCGCCGCGCACCACACAGCCGCGAACACCACATCGAACGCTGCGTCGATCGGCGATGGCACCGGCGAGACCGTCGACGGGCTCGCGGTGCGCGCCCGCGAGCGGATGTCGCCGCTGCGCAAGGCTGTCAGCGCCAAGCTCACGCGCAGCCGGTCCGAGATCCCGGAGGCGACGGTCTGGGTCGACGTCGACGCGACCGCGCTGTGGAACCTCCGCGCCGAGATGGCACCCGAGGGAGTCAAGCCGCCGTCGATCACCGCCCTCCTCGCCCGCTTCGTACTCCTCGCCCTCGAGGACTACCCGATCCTCGCCTCGCGCCTGAGCGAGGATGCCGGTGAGCTGATCTCCTTCGACGGCGTGAACCTCGGCGTCGCGGCCGACACCGAGCGTGGGCTGATGGTCCCGGTGATCCCGGGTGCGCACACCCTCAGCGTGGAGCAGCTCGACAGCGCGTTGCGCGAAGTCGCGGCATCCGCCCGGTCGGGATCGATGCCGCCCGAGCGACTCCGCGGATCGACGTTCACCCTGAACAACTACGGCGGGCTCGGGGTGGACGGCTCCGCGGCGATCATCAACCACCCGGACGTCGCGATCCTCGGCATCGGCCGGATCATCGAGCGCCCCTGGGTCGTGGAGGGCGAGATCGTCGTCCGACGCATCGCCCAGCTCTCCCTGGTCTTCGACCACCGGGTCTGCGACGGAGGATACGCGGCCGGGTTCCTGCGTCGCGTGACCGAGCTCATCGAGCATCCGCTGCGCGCTTTCGGGAGGGTCTGA
- the pdhA gene encoding pyruvate dehydrogenase (acetyl-transferring) E1 component subunit alpha, which translates to MLHTEMLPRDTAVRLIDENGERVIDEHYALPDTDTLLRAYRGLVEGRRINDQAGALVRQGRLAVYPSSHGQEACQVGASLVLGESDWLFPTYRDSVAVISRGVEPADAMVLLKGDWHSGYDVRAHRVAPQATPLATQLLHAVGFAQAAKHRGEDTVVLALCGDGATSEGDFHEAMNFAAVFHVPVVFFVQNNEFAISVPLSRQTAAPSLAHKAIGYGMPGQRVDGNDVAAVLAVLGEAVDRARTGGGPSLIEAHTYRMQAHTNADDDTRYRERDEVQAWIARDPLLRLRAHLTETGVLDAEAEERFAAGAEEIAAAMRTALNTDADLDPEDLFRFVTDTRSPQLEEQWQLLRGEIERSQLAETESAHTGGAR; encoded by the coding sequence ATGCTGCACACGGAGATGCTCCCGCGAGACACCGCGGTACGACTGATCGACGAGAACGGCGAGCGCGTCATCGACGAGCACTACGCCCTTCCCGACACCGACACCCTGCTCCGCGCGTACCGGGGGCTCGTCGAAGGACGACGCATCAACGACCAGGCCGGCGCCCTGGTGCGTCAGGGCCGCCTCGCGGTCTACCCGTCATCGCACGGACAGGAGGCGTGCCAGGTCGGCGCCTCGCTGGTCCTCGGTGAGTCCGACTGGCTGTTCCCGACCTACCGCGACTCGGTCGCCGTCATCTCCCGCGGCGTCGAGCCGGCGGACGCGATGGTGCTCCTCAAGGGCGACTGGCACTCGGGCTACGACGTGCGCGCCCATCGGGTCGCTCCCCAGGCCACGCCCCTCGCCACGCAACTGCTGCATGCCGTCGGCTTCGCGCAGGCGGCGAAGCACCGCGGCGAGGACACGGTCGTGCTCGCGCTCTGCGGCGACGGGGCCACGAGCGAGGGCGATTTCCACGAGGCGATGAACTTCGCGGCGGTCTTCCACGTCCCCGTCGTGTTCTTCGTGCAGAACAACGAGTTCGCGATCTCGGTGCCGCTGTCCCGCCAGACGGCCGCGCCCTCGCTCGCACACAAGGCGATCGGGTACGGCATGCCGGGGCAGCGGGTCGACGGCAATGACGTGGCCGCCGTCCTCGCCGTGCTCGGCGAGGCTGTCGATCGCGCACGTACCGGCGGCGGACCCTCGCTGATCGAAGCGCACACCTACCGGATGCAGGCGCACACCAACGCCGACGACGACACGCGCTACCGCGAGCGCGACGAGGTGCAGGCGTGGATCGCCCGCGACCCCCTGCTCCGCCTGCGCGCGCATCTGACCGAGACGGGCGTGCTCGACGCGGAGGCCGAGGAGCGCTTCGCCGCCGGCGCCGAGGAGATCGCCGCCGCGATGCGCACGGCACTGAACACCGATGCCGACCTCGACCCCGAAGACCTCTTCCGGTTCGTGACCGATACCCGCTCGCCGCAGCTCGAGGAGCAGTGGCAGCTGCTGCGCGGCGAGATCGAACGATCGCAGCTCGCCGAGACGGAAAGCGCACACACCGGAGGTGCTCGATGA
- a CDS encoding alpha-ketoacid dehydrogenase subunit beta, with product MTIAPDDVDTRTGSPAREVATMSMAAALNRALADAIEADPDVVVFGEDVGALGGVFRITDGLTARYGEERCFDTPLAESGIVGTAVGMAMNGMRPVVELQFDAFALPAFEQVVSHVAKLGNRTRGGMRMPLVIRIPFGGGIGGVEHHCDSSEAYYAHTPGLTVVSPSTPQDAYSLLRAAIASPDPVVFLEPKKLYWSKGEVDTSITAEIGSARIARDGTDVTLLAYGAAVPLAMEAAEAAASEGRSVQVVDVRSLSPFDDATVTAAVKSTGRAVVIAEAPGYASVASEIQARVFERCFEFLEAPVRRVTGFDVPYAPPKLEHWYLPDVDRVLDAIDTLHWDEEA from the coding sequence ATGACCATCGCCCCTGACGACGTGGACACCCGGACCGGTTCACCGGCTCGGGAGGTGGCGACCATGAGCATGGCCGCCGCGCTCAACCGGGCACTGGCGGACGCGATCGAGGCCGACCCGGATGTGGTCGTCTTCGGTGAGGACGTCGGCGCGCTCGGCGGCGTCTTCCGCATCACCGACGGGCTCACCGCCCGGTACGGCGAGGAACGCTGCTTCGACACCCCGCTCGCGGAATCGGGCATCGTCGGCACCGCCGTCGGCATGGCCATGAACGGCATGCGCCCGGTCGTCGAGCTGCAGTTCGACGCGTTCGCTCTCCCGGCCTTCGAGCAGGTGGTCAGTCACGTCGCGAAGCTCGGCAACCGCACCCGCGGGGGCATGCGGATGCCGCTGGTGATCCGCATCCCGTTCGGCGGCGGCATCGGCGGGGTCGAGCACCACTGCGATTCCTCCGAGGCCTACTACGCGCACACCCCGGGCCTCACCGTGGTCAGCCCCTCGACTCCCCAGGACGCGTACTCGCTGCTCCGCGCGGCCATCGCCTCGCCCGACCCGGTCGTCTTCCTCGAGCCGAAGAAGCTGTACTGGAGCAAGGGCGAGGTCGACACGTCGATCACGGCCGAGATCGGATCGGCCCGCATCGCGCGGGACGGCACCGACGTCACACTGCTGGCCTACGGCGCCGCGGTGCCGCTCGCGATGGAGGCCGCTGAAGCGGCAGCATCCGAGGGTCGCAGCGTGCAGGTGGTCGACGTGCGATCGCTCTCCCCGTTCGACGACGCGACCGTGACGGCCGCGGTGAAGTCCACCGGCCGGGCCGTCGTGATCGCGGAGGCTCCGGGCTACGCCTCCGTGGCCTCTGAGATCCAGGCGCGGGTGTTCGAGCGCTGCTTCGAGTTCCTCGAGGCGCCGGTGCGTCGCGTCACCGGCTTCGACGTGCCGTATGCCCCGCCGAAGCTCGAGCACTGGTATCTGCCCGACGTCGACCGCGTCCTCGACGCCATCGACACGCTGCACTGGGACGAGGAAGCATGA
- a CDS encoding TetR/AcrR family transcriptional regulator: MSQTENGAARRGRPGFDRRGLLDAAVAVFNESGYDATSVAALATRLGLSKAALYHHFSSKEEILETALGEALDGLEGVLTDTRTVVPGERLAAVLQGAVRVLAAHLPSVTLLLRVRGNSEVERRALERRRAFDQEVTGIVRAAQEDGAVRPDVDASVATRLLFGMVNSLVEWYRPGGAEDADALARDVLTVALDGLRTR; this comes from the coding sequence GTGAGTCAGACGGAGAACGGCGCGGCGCGGCGCGGGCGCCCCGGGTTCGATCGGCGCGGACTGCTCGACGCCGCCGTCGCCGTCTTCAACGAGTCCGGCTACGACGCCACCTCGGTCGCCGCGCTCGCGACCCGGCTGGGACTGTCGAAGGCGGCGCTCTACCACCACTTCTCCTCCAAGGAGGAGATCCTCGAGACCGCGCTGGGCGAAGCGCTCGACGGCCTCGAGGGCGTGCTCACCGACACGCGCACCGTCGTCCCGGGGGAGCGCCTCGCCGCCGTGCTGCAGGGTGCCGTGCGCGTGCTCGCCGCGCACTTGCCGTCCGTGACGCTGCTGCTGAGGGTGCGGGGCAACAGCGAGGTCGAACGGCGGGCACTCGAACGCCGCCGCGCCTTCGACCAGGAGGTCACCGGCATCGTCCGGGCCGCGCAGGAGGACGGCGCCGTCCGCCCAGACGTCGACGCCTCGGTCGCGACCCGACTGCTCTTCGGCATGGTCAACTCGCTCGTCGAGTGGTACCGGCCGGGCGGCGCGGAAGACGCCGACGCCCTCGCCCGGGATGTGCTCACGGTCGCGCTGGACGGC
- a CDS encoding Lrp/AsnC family transcriptional regulator, which translates to MTTLDDTDRAILDELRRDARSSMTAIAEAVHISRAGAHARIKRLTDAGVITGYSVRTDPVLLGHHASAYVTLAIEQATWQDVRDRLRRIPEIEHMALVGGDFDVILLVRANDARDLRRIVLEDIQAIPSIRSTRTTLIFEDFA; encoded by the coding sequence ATGACGACGCTGGACGACACCGACCGCGCGATCCTCGACGAGCTCCGGCGCGACGCCCGCTCATCGATGACGGCGATCGCGGAGGCCGTGCACATCTCCCGCGCCGGCGCGCACGCCCGCATCAAGCGACTCACGGATGCCGGGGTCATCACCGGCTACTCGGTGCGCACCGATCCGGTGCTTCTGGGGCACCATGCGAGCGCCTATGTGACCCTCGCGATCGAACAGGCGACCTGGCAGGACGTGCGGGATCGGCTGCGCAGGATCCCCGAGATCGAGCACATGGCACTCGTCGGCGGAGACTTCGACGTGATCCTCCTCGTGCGTGCCAACGACGCGCGAGATCTGCGGCGCATCGTGCTCGAGGACATCCAGGCGATCCCCTCGATCCGCTCGACGCGGACCACGCTGATCTTCGAGGACTTCGCCTGA